The Streptomyces sp. NBC_00344 genome includes a window with the following:
- the xylA gene encoding xylose isomerase: protein MSDRFTPTAADKFTFGLWTVGWRGNDPFGEPTRAALDPVESVERLAELGAHGVTFHDDDLIPFGSSESERTALVSRFKDALDRTGLKVPMATTNLFTHPVFKDGGFTANDRDVRRFALRKVIRNIDLAAELGAETYVAWGGREGAESGGAKDVRVALDRMKEAFDLLGEYVVEQGYGLRFAIEPKPNEPRGDILLPTVGHALAFIERLERPEMYGVNPEVGHEQMAGLNFPHGIAQALWAGKLFHIDLNGQSGIKYDQDLRFGAGDLRQAFWLVDLLESSDYAGPRHFDFKPVRTDGFDGVWESAKNCMRNYLILKERAAAFRADPAVQEALTASRLDELALPTAADGVKGLLGDASAYEEFDVEAAAGKSMAFEALDQLAMEHLLGVR from the coding sequence ATGTCGGACCGTTTCACCCCCACCGCAGCGGACAAGTTCACCTTCGGTCTGTGGACCGTCGGCTGGCGGGGCAACGATCCCTTCGGCGAGCCCACCCGTGCCGCCCTGGACCCCGTCGAATCCGTCGAGCGCCTGGCGGAGCTCGGCGCTCACGGCGTGACGTTCCACGACGACGACCTGATTCCGTTCGGCTCGTCGGAGAGCGAGCGCACGGCGCTCGTCTCACGCTTCAAGGACGCCCTGGACCGCACCGGTCTCAAGGTCCCCATGGCGACCACGAATCTGTTCACGCATCCGGTGTTCAAGGACGGCGGTTTCACCGCGAACGACCGCGACGTACGGCGTTTCGCGCTGCGCAAGGTCATCCGCAACATCGATCTCGCGGCCGAGCTGGGCGCCGAGACCTACGTCGCCTGGGGCGGCCGTGAGGGCGCGGAGTCCGGCGGCGCCAAGGACGTGAGGGTGGCCCTCGACCGTATGAAGGAGGCCTTCGACCTGCTCGGCGAGTACGTCGTCGAGCAGGGCTACGGTCTGCGCTTCGCGATCGAGCCCAAGCCCAACGAGCCGCGCGGCGACATCCTGCTGCCCACCGTCGGCCACGCCCTGGCCTTCATCGAGCGCCTGGAGCGCCCCGAGATGTACGGCGTGAACCCCGAGGTAGGCCACGAACAGATGGCGGGGCTCAACTTCCCGCACGGCATCGCCCAGGCCCTGTGGGCGGGCAAGCTCTTCCACATCGACCTCAACGGCCAGTCGGGCATCAAGTACGACCAGGACCTGCGCTTCGGCGCCGGTGATCTGCGCCAGGCCTTCTGGCTGGTCGACCTGCTCGAGAGCTCCGACTACGCGGGCCCGCGCCACTTCGACTTCAAGCCGGTCCGTACCGACGGCTTCGACGGAGTCTGGGAGTCCGCGAAGAACTGCATGCGCAACTATCTGATTCTCAAGGAGCGTGCGGCCGCCTTCCGGGCAGACCCCGCCGTCCAGGAGGCGCTGACCGCTTCCCGGCTCGACGAGCTCGCCCTCCCCACCGCCGCCGACGGTGTCAAGGGCCTGCTCGGCGACGCTTCCGCGTACGAGGAGTTCGACGTCGAGGCCGCTGCCGGGAAGAGCATGGCCTTCGAGGCGCTCGACCAGCTCGCCATGGAGCACCTGCTCGGCGTCCGCTGA
- a CDS encoding MFS transporter encodes MSSAPYRNLLRAPGAAAFFLTATGGRIGIAMTGLGIIWLVHGHTGNYASAGSVSGGFAVAEAVVGPQLARLIDRFGQTRVLPPALLAHAAAVTMLVALVAGDSPSVLMTVGGALVGATVPQLGALSAARWVALLREERPAELPSAFALESLSNALGYLAGPTLVSVLGANGHPALGTVLAAALVVAGGGCFAAQRRTAPPPSGAAERSRADRSLLRPRFAVLAGLNLAIGVYFGAVQVSVTAFAVEHHAAAAAAPIFAVSSCGGLLAGWLYGLRRWRTPPRIQLAVATAGLALGSLLLLAAGSPLALGSVIVLTGAAVPPVLVLLSVLAESAVHRAVMTQAFTWLNSASAAGSAAAAAVSGRAVDAFGAHGGFAIAAAATTAMAALAVAGLRAVRERGCVPPAHGS; translated from the coding sequence GTGTCGTCGGCGCCTTACCGTAATCTGCTGCGCGCTCCCGGCGCCGCAGCTTTCTTCCTGACCGCCACCGGTGGCCGCATCGGTATTGCGATGACCGGCCTCGGCATCATCTGGCTGGTGCACGGCCACACGGGCAACTACGCCTCGGCTGGTTCGGTGAGTGGCGGCTTCGCCGTGGCCGAGGCCGTGGTCGGGCCTCAACTGGCCCGGCTGATCGACCGCTTCGGCCAGACCCGGGTGCTGCCACCTGCTCTGCTGGCCCACGCCGCAGCGGTGACCATGCTGGTGGCGCTGGTCGCCGGTGACAGCCCGAGCGTGCTCATGACGGTGGGCGGGGCACTGGTCGGCGCCACCGTCCCGCAACTGGGCGCGCTGTCCGCTGCCCGCTGGGTGGCGCTGCTGCGCGAGGAGCGGCCTGCGGAGCTGCCCAGTGCCTTCGCGCTCGAGTCGCTCAGTAACGCACTCGGCTACCTGGCCGGCCCGACGCTGGTCAGCGTCCTCGGGGCGAACGGGCATCCGGCGCTGGGAACCGTGCTGGCAGCCGCCCTGGTGGTGGCCGGCGGAGGGTGTTTCGCCGCGCAGCGCCGTACCGCGCCGCCGCCGTCCGGAGCCGCCGAGCGCTCCCGGGCGGATCGCTCGCTGCTGCGGCCCCGATTCGCCGTACTGGCCGGTCTCAACCTTGCCATCGGCGTGTACTTCGGCGCCGTGCAGGTCTCGGTGACGGCCTTTGCGGTCGAGCACCACGCGGCAGCCGCAGCCGCACCGATCTTCGCGGTATCGAGTTGCGGCGGCCTGCTGGCCGGATGGCTGTACGGGCTCCGGCGGTGGCGTACGCCACCGCGGATCCAGCTGGCCGTGGCCACGGCCGGGCTGGCGCTCGGCAGTCTGCTGCTGCTCGCGGCCGGCTCACCGCTGGCGCTGGGATCCGTGATCGTGCTGACCGGTGCAGCGGTTCCACCCGTCCTGGTACTTCTGTCGGTGCTGGCCGAGTCCGCTGTCCACCGGGCCGTGATGACCCAGGCATTCACCTGGCTGAACTCCGCCAGTGCGGCCGGCTCAGCCGCCGCGGCGGCGGTTTCCGGCCGGGCGGTGGATGCCTTCGGCGCGCACGGCGGCTTCGCGATCGCCGCCGCGGCAACCACCGCGATGGCCGCACTGGCCGTGGCCGGCCTGCGAGCCGTGCGCGAGCGGGGGTGTGTTCCTCCCGCGCACGGCTCCTGA
- a CDS encoding class F sortase, whose translation MTLCVTSALVSGVVWASRDSDPPTVDAAHGTHAAGGEGAAGNAKGRAVTSERAAPQSSSPVRKLAIPAMVIEAPVISLGLDSKGRLGTPPLSRPKVVGWYRGGPVPGDMGTAVIVGHRDTRTGPAIFLNLNALNRGDAVNVVRSDHRTAVFTVDTVKTYKKEEFPSAKVYGATGRPELRLLTCGGSFDKKSGYSANVVVFAHLSNVRNT comes from the coding sequence ATGACGCTGTGTGTGACCTCAGCACTGGTGAGCGGCGTGGTCTGGGCGAGCAGGGACTCGGATCCGCCGACGGTCGACGCCGCCCACGGCACTCACGCCGCGGGCGGCGAGGGGGCGGCCGGGAACGCGAAGGGGAGGGCGGTGACGTCGGAGCGTGCGGCGCCGCAGTCATCCTCCCCCGTCAGGAAACTCGCCATTCCCGCCATGGTGATCGAGGCCCCGGTCATCAGTCTGGGGCTCGACAGCAAGGGCCGTCTGGGCACTCCACCGCTGAGCAGACCCAAGGTCGTCGGCTGGTACCGGGGCGGTCCGGTACCCGGGGACATGGGAACAGCCGTGATCGTCGGCCACCGGGACACCAGGACCGGGCCCGCGATCTTCCTCAACCTCAACGCCCTGAACCGCGGGGATGCCGTCAACGTCGTCCGGTCGGACCACCGGACCGCGGTCTTCACCGTTGACACGGTGAAGACGTACAAGAAGGAGGAGTTCCCCAGCGCCAAGGTGTACGGCGCGACGGGCCGCCCCGAACTGCGGTTGCTGACATGCGGCGGGAGCTTCGACAAGAAGTCCGGCTACTCGGCCAACGTGGTCGTCTTCGCCCACCTCAGCAACGTCAGGAATACCTGA
- the acnA gene encoding aconitate hydratase AcnA, translated as MSANSFDARSTLRVGDESYEIFKLDKVEGSARLPYSLKVLLENLLRTEDGANITADHIRAIGGWDSQAQPSQEIQFTPARVIMQDFTGVPCVVDLATMREAVKELGGDAAQINPLAPAELVIDHSVIADKFGTSDAFSQNVELEYGRNKERYQFLRWGQTAFDEFKVVPPGTGIVHQVNIEHLARTVMVRNGQAYPDTLVGTDSHTTMVNGLGVLGWGVGGIEAEAAMLGQPVSMLIPRVVGFKLTGELNPGTTATDLVLTITEMLRKHGVVGKFVEFYGEGVGATSLANRATIGNMSPEFGSTAAIFPIDDETLKYLRLTGRDEKQVALVEAYAKEQGLWLDPAAEPDFSEKLELDLATVVPSIAGPKRPQDRIVLANAKQQFAQDVRNYVADDEESGKESFPASDAPAAHNGVPSRPTTVTAPDGSTYEIDHGAVTVAAITSCTNTSNPYVMVAAALVAKKAVEKGLTRKPWVKTTLAPGSKVVTDYFDKAGLTPYLDKVGFNLVGYGCTTCIGNSGPLPDEVSKAVNEHDLAVTSVLSGNRNFEGRINPDVKMNYLASPPLVVAYAIAGSMKVDITKDVLGTDQDGKPVYLKDIWPTEAEVNDVVANSIGEDMFNKSYADVFAGDAQWQALSIPTGNTFEWDPDSTYVRKAPYFEGMTMETSPVEDIIGARVLAKLGDSVTTDHISPASAIKADSPAGSYLTEHGVERRDFNSYGSRRGNHEVMIRGTFANIRLRNQIAPGTEGGYTRDFTQPEGPVSFIFDASQNYQAAGVPLTILAGKEYGSGSSRDWAAKGTALLGVKAVIAESYERIHRSNLIGMGVLPLQFPEGQTAESLGLDGQETFSFTGVTELNNGVTPRTVKVTTDTGVEFDAVVRIDTPGEADYYRNGGIMQYVLRNLIRK; from the coding sequence GTGTCGGCGAACAGCTTCGACGCCCGCAGCACGCTGCGCGTGGGCGACGAGTCGTACGAGATCTTCAAGCTGGACAAGGTCGAGGGCTCCGCGCGCCTCCCTTACAGCCTGAAGGTGCTGCTGGAGAACCTGCTGCGTACGGAGGACGGCGCGAACATCACCGCCGACCACATCCGGGCGATCGGCGGCTGGGACTCGCAGGCCCAGCCCAGTCAGGAGATCCAGTTCACGCCGGCCCGCGTGATCATGCAGGACTTCACCGGCGTCCCGTGTGTCGTCGACCTCGCCACCATGCGCGAGGCCGTGAAGGAGCTCGGCGGTGACGCCGCACAGATCAACCCGCTGGCCCCGGCCGAGCTGGTCATCGACCACTCCGTCATCGCCGACAAGTTCGGCACATCGGACGCGTTCTCGCAGAACGTGGAGCTGGAGTACGGCCGCAACAAGGAGCGCTACCAGTTCCTGCGCTGGGGCCAGACCGCCTTCGACGAGTTCAAGGTCGTCCCCCCGGGCACCGGCATCGTCCACCAGGTCAACATCGAGCACCTGGCCCGCACCGTCATGGTGCGCAACGGCCAGGCGTACCCCGACACCCTGGTCGGCACCGACTCGCACACCACCATGGTCAACGGCCTCGGCGTGCTGGGCTGGGGCGTGGGCGGCATCGAGGCCGAGGCGGCGATGCTCGGTCAGCCCGTCTCGATGCTCATTCCGCGCGTCGTCGGCTTCAAGCTGACCGGCGAGCTGAACCCGGGCACCACCGCGACGGACCTCGTCCTCACGATCACCGAGATGCTGCGCAAGCACGGCGTCGTCGGCAAGTTCGTCGAGTTCTACGGTGAGGGCGTCGGCGCCACATCGCTCGCGAACCGCGCCACCATCGGCAACATGTCGCCGGAGTTCGGTTCCACCGCCGCGATCTTCCCGATCGACGACGAGACGCTGAAGTACCTGCGGCTGACCGGACGTGACGAGAAGCAGGTCGCGCTGGTCGAGGCGTACGCCAAGGAGCAGGGGCTCTGGCTGGACCCGGCCGCCGAGCCCGACTTCTCCGAGAAGCTGGAGCTCGACCTCGCCACGGTCGTCCCCTCCATCGCGGGCCCCAAGCGTCCGCAGGACCGCATCGTCCTCGCCAACGCCAAGCAGCAGTTCGCGCAGGACGTCCGCAACTACGTCGCCGACGACGAGGAGTCGGGCAAGGAGTCCTTCCCGGCCTCCGACGCCCCGGCCGCCCACAACGGCGTGCCGTCGCGTCCGACCACCGTCACGGCCCCCGACGGTTCGACGTACGAGATCGACCACGGCGCCGTCACCGTCGCCGCGATCACCTCATGCACCAACACCTCGAACCCGTACGTCATGGTCGCCGCCGCGCTGGTGGCCAAGAAGGCGGTGGAGAAGGGCCTCACCCGCAAGCCGTGGGTCAAGACCACGCTCGCTCCGGGCTCCAAGGTCGTCACCGACTACTTCGACAAGGCGGGGCTGACGCCCTACCTCGACAAGGTCGGCTTCAACCTCGTCGGCTACGGCTGCACCACCTGCATCGGCAACTCGGGCCCGCTGCCCGACGAGGTCTCCAAGGCGGTCAACGAGCACGACCTGGCCGTGACCTCGGTGCTCTCCGGTAACCGGAACTTCGAGGGCCGGATCAACCCCGACGTCAAGATGAACTACCTGGCCTCCCCGCCGCTGGTCGTCGCGTACGCCATCGCGGGCTCCATGAAGGTGGACATCACCAAGGACGTCCTGGGCACCGACCAGGACGGCAAGCCGGTCTACCTCAAGGACATCTGGCCCACCGAGGCCGAGGTCAACGACGTGGTGGCCAACTCCATCGGCGAGGACATGTTCAACAAGTCCTACGCCGACGTCTTCGCGGGCGACGCCCAGTGGCAGGCCCTGTCGATCCCGACCGGCAACACCTTCGAGTGGGACCCGGACTCCACCTACGTCCGCAAGGCCCCGTACTTCGAGGGCATGACGATGGAGACCTCGCCGGTCGAGGACATCATCGGCGCGCGCGTTCTCGCCAAGCTGGGCGACTCGGTCACCACCGACCACATCTCCCCGGCCAGCGCGATCAAGGCCGACTCCCCGGCCGGCTCGTACCTGACGGAGCACGGCGTCGAGCGCCGTGACTTCAACTCGTACGGCTCGCGACGCGGCAACCACGAGGTGATGATCCGCGGCACCTTCGCGAACATCCGCCTGCGCAACCAGATCGCGCCGGGCACCGAGGGCGGTTACACCCGCGACTTCACCCAGCCGGAAGGCCCGGTGTCGTTCATCTTCGACGCCTCGCAGAACTACCAGGCGGCGGGTGTCCCGCTCACCATCCTCGCGGGCAAGGAATACGGTTCGGGCTCGTCCCGTGACTGGGCGGCCAAGGGAACCGCGCTGCTCGGTGTCAAGGCCGTCATCGCCGAGTCGTACGAGCGCATCCACCGCTCGAACCTCATCGGCATGGGCGTTCTGCCGCTGCAGTTCCCGGAGGGCCAGACCGCCGAGTCCCTCGGGCTCGACGGCCAGGAGACCTTCTCCTTCACCGGCGTCACCGAGCTGAACAACGGCGTCACCCCGCGGACGGTCAAGGTCACGACCGACACCGGCGTGGAGTTCGACGCGGTCGTCCGTATCGACACCCCCGGTGAGGCGGACTACTACCGCAACGGCGGCATCATGCAGTACGTGCTGCGCAACCTGATCCGCAAGTAA
- the xylB gene encoding xylulokinase, translating to MTLRPDTTVLSAVIGVDSSTQSTKAAIVETGSGRLLAVGRAPHTVTGADGARESDPENWWQALRAAVAEALAESGLAPSAISGIAVAGQQHGLVVLDHDGVPLRPALLWNDTRSAPQAAALTAAMGPDGWLDRVGSVPVASMTAAKWMWLRENEPDTAAAAAAVRLPHDFLTERLCGVAVTDPGDASGTCWYSPAAGGYDPEVLALTGMRAELLPAVAATGAALAGRLTAAAAEALGLPAGIAVAAGTGDNMAAAVGLGLGAEGLLDHPVVSLGTSGTVFAATRSRPHSPLLAGFAAADGTHLPLGCTLNCTLAVDKVAELLGLAREDAAPGGDTVLLPFLDGERTPDLPSASGLLYGLRHTTTREQILGAAYEGAVVTVLRALDELPFDAPDAPLRLIGGGARGAFWVETVRRLSGRPVVVPDSGELVALGAAALAAGAVTGRDPVGLATDWGTGLGRELPALARDKATWDRVTSVLDRAAPALLSP from the coding sequence GTGACGCTGCGACCGGACACGACCGTGCTGTCGGCTGTCATCGGTGTGGACAGCTCTACTCAGTCCACCAAGGCCGCGATCGTCGAGACCGGCTCGGGCCGGCTGCTCGCCGTGGGACGGGCCCCGCACACGGTGACCGGAGCGGACGGTGCCCGTGAGAGCGACCCCGAGAACTGGTGGCAGGCCCTGCGCGCCGCCGTCGCAGAAGCCCTCGCCGAGTCCGGGCTCGCCCCGTCCGCGATCTCCGGTATCGCCGTGGCAGGCCAGCAGCACGGTCTGGTCGTCCTCGATCACGACGGCGTTCCGCTGCGCCCCGCCCTGCTGTGGAACGACACCCGCTCGGCGCCGCAGGCCGCTGCCCTGACGGCGGCGATGGGCCCGGACGGCTGGCTGGACCGGGTGGGATCGGTGCCGGTCGCCTCCATGACGGCCGCCAAGTGGATGTGGCTGCGCGAGAACGAACCGGACACCGCGGCGGCGGCAGCAGCCGTCCGGCTCCCGCACGACTTCCTCACCGAACGGCTGTGCGGGGTCGCGGTCACCGACCCCGGCGACGCATCGGGAACCTGCTGGTACTCCCCGGCCGCTGGCGGCTACGACCCCGAGGTGCTGGCTCTCACCGGTATGCGTGCGGAGCTGTTGCCGGCCGTCGCCGCCACCGGCGCCGCCCTCGCCGGAAGACTCACCGCCGCGGCAGCCGAGGCACTGGGCCTCCCCGCGGGTATCGCTGTGGCCGCCGGCACCGGAGACAACATGGCCGCAGCAGTGGGCCTGGGCCTTGGCGCCGAAGGGCTCCTGGACCATCCGGTGGTCAGCCTCGGCACATCCGGCACGGTCTTCGCGGCCACCCGCAGCCGCCCGCACTCTCCGCTGCTGGCCGGCTTCGCCGCCGCCGACGGCACCCATCTGCCCCTGGGCTGCACCCTGAACTGCACACTCGCCGTGGACAAGGTCGCCGAGCTGCTCGGGCTGGCCCGCGAGGACGCGGCCCCCGGCGGCGACACCGTGCTGCTTCCCTTCCTGGACGGCGAGCGCACCCCGGACCTGCCGTCCGCGTCCGGTCTGCTGTACGGGCTGCGGCACACCACAACCCGGGAGCAGATCCTGGGCGCCGCCTACGAGGGCGCTGTGGTCACGGTCCTGCGCGCGCTCGACGAGCTGCCCTTCGACGCCCCGGACGCGCCGTTGAGGCTGATCGGCGGCGGGGCCCGCGGGGCGTTCTGGGTGGAGACGGTACGCCGGCTGTCCGGCCGCCCGGTGGTCGTGCCGGACTCCGGTGAGCTCGTCGCACTCGGCGCCGCCGCGCTTGCCGCCGGCGCCGTCACGGGCCGTGACCCGGTGGGTCTGGCCACGGACTGGGGCACCGGCCTGGGCCGCGAACTGCCCGCCCTCGCCCGCGACAAGGCCACCTGGGACCGCGTCACCTCGGTTCTCGACCGTGCTGCGCCCGCACTGCTCAGCCCCTGA
- a CDS encoding GH92 family glycosyl hydrolase, with protein sequence MQTRPRRRAGSAAALVAAAFVLVVTAQGAAVAGPAHPHPADEEFTSSFEAGQPQPDWRNTVEVGPDGHKRASGIDGNTNTGIPGDVTDHVVAVRASDENSGGGEGKGNLVDIDPSTKWLAFHPTAWVEFDLDEAVKVTQYAMTSANDHDERDPKDWTLQGSADGKDWKTLDTRQGEGFDKRFQTRTYDNTDASTAYAHYRLNITGNNGATDATQLADVQFSNGDTSTPAPQDMITRVDSGPLSSPTAKSGAGYTGIRSLRYSGTQKGDGRAYSYNKIFDVNTRISRDTELSYKVFPEMKKTDLNYPATDVSVDLAFTDGTYLSDLKATDTNGGVLTPQGQGAAKRLYVNQWNQVAAHIGDVAAGKTVDRILVAYDSPKGPAVFRGWIDDISLKAKAPEKKLRHLSDYALTTRGTNSSGSFSRGNNFPATAVPNGFNFWTPVTDAGSTSWLYNYANGNNDDNLPTIQAFSASHEPSPWMGDRQTFQLMPSVAAGTPDASRTARELPFKHENEVAKPHYYGVTFENGLKAEMTPTDHAAMMRFTYPGDNASMIFDNITDDGGLTLDPKTGSFSGYSDVKSGGSAGATRLFVYGVFDTPVTAGSKLSGGGGDNVTGYMRFKPGKNRTVTLRMATSLIGLDQAKANLSQELPASAGFAGTEAKAQSQWDKILGKIEVEGAGHDQLTSLYSSLYRLYLYPNSGSEKVGSKTQYASPFSAHAGENTPTHTGAKVVDGSVYVNNGFWDTYRTTWPAYSFLTPKKAGTLVDGFVQQYKDGGWISRWSSPGYADLMTGTSSDVAFADAYVKGVKFDAKAAYEAALKNATVVPPSSGVGRKGMDTSPFLGYASTDTHEGMSWSMEGYVNDYGIAQMGKALYAKTHEARYKEESDYFLNRAQNYVKLFDPEVGFFQGKDLNGKWRLPADQYDPRVWGYDYTETDGWGYAFTAPQDSRGLANLYGGRAGLAKKLDTYFSTPETASQEFAGSYGGIIHEMTEARDVRMGQYGHSNQVAHHVTYMYDAAGEPWKTQEKVREVLGRLYTGSDIGQGYHGDEDNGEQSAWYIFSSLGFYPLVMGSGEYAIGSPQFTKATVHLDNGRDLVVKAPKNSNKNIYIQGLKVNGKQWKSTSLPNDLLSKGGVLDFDMGSKPSSWGTGKDAAPVSITKDDKVPSPKEDMLKGDGALFDNTSATSATVDSVDLPVGSATKAVQYTLTSSAADKAPAGWVLQGSSDGTTWKDLDKRSAQTFSWDKQTRVFSVQKPGTYAKYRLVSTAPATLAEIELLG encoded by the coding sequence ATGCAGACCAGACCACGGCGCAGAGCCGGTTCGGCCGCCGCCCTGGTGGCGGCCGCTTTCGTACTCGTCGTGACGGCGCAGGGTGCCGCCGTCGCCGGGCCGGCCCATCCGCACCCCGCGGACGAGGAGTTCACCTCCTCCTTCGAAGCGGGCCAACCGCAGCCGGATTGGCGCAATACCGTCGAAGTCGGCCCCGATGGGCACAAACGCGCCTCCGGTATTGATGGCAACACGAATACCGGAATACCGGGCGATGTGACCGACCACGTGGTCGCTGTCCGGGCCAGTGACGAGAACTCGGGAGGCGGCGAGGGGAAGGGAAATCTCGTCGACATCGACCCGAGCACGAAATGGCTGGCCTTTCACCCCACCGCCTGGGTGGAGTTCGATCTCGACGAGGCGGTCAAGGTCACCCAGTACGCGATGACCTCCGCGAACGATCACGACGAGCGTGACCCCAAGGACTGGACCCTGCAGGGATCTGCCGACGGCAAGGACTGGAAGACCCTGGACACCCGGCAGGGCGAGGGCTTCGACAAGCGTTTCCAGACCAGGACGTACGACAACACGGACGCGTCCACGGCGTACGCGCACTACCGGCTGAACATCACCGGAAACAACGGGGCCACCGACGCCACCCAGCTCGCCGACGTTCAGTTCTCGAACGGCGACACCAGCACGCCCGCACCCCAGGACATGATCACCAGGGTCGACAGCGGTCCGCTCTCGTCGCCGACCGCGAAGTCCGGCGCCGGGTACACCGGAATACGGTCGCTGCGCTACTCCGGTACGCAGAAGGGCGACGGCCGCGCCTACTCGTACAACAAGATCTTTGACGTCAACACCCGCATCTCCCGCGACACCGAGCTGTCGTACAAGGTCTTCCCCGAGATGAAGAAGACCGACCTGAACTACCCCGCCACCGATGTGTCGGTCGATCTGGCCTTCACCGACGGCACCTACCTGAGCGATCTGAAAGCCACGGACACCAACGGCGGGGTGCTGACCCCGCAGGGCCAGGGCGCGGCCAAGCGGCTCTACGTCAACCAGTGGAACCAGGTCGCCGCCCACATCGGAGATGTCGCGGCCGGCAAGACCGTCGACCGGATCCTGGTGGCGTACGACTCCCCCAAGGGCCCCGCCGTCTTCCGCGGCTGGATCGACGACATCTCGCTGAAGGCGAAGGCGCCGGAGAAGAAGCTCAGGCACCTCTCGGACTACGCCCTCACCACCAGGGGCACCAATTCGAGCGGCTCCTTCTCACGCGGCAACAACTTCCCGGCGACCGCCGTCCCCAACGGCTTCAACTTCTGGACGCCGGTCACCGACGCGGGCTCCACCAGCTGGCTCTACAACTACGCGAACGGAAACAACGACGACAATCTGCCCACCATCCAGGCGTTCAGCGCCAGCCACGAGCCCAGCCCCTGGATGGGCGACCGGCAGACCTTCCAGCTGATGCCCTCGGTGGCCGCGGGCACCCCGGACGCCTCCCGTACCGCGCGGGAGCTTCCCTTCAAGCACGAGAACGAGGTCGCCAAGCCCCACTACTACGGCGTCACCTTCGAGAACGGCCTCAAGGCCGAGATGACGCCGACCGACCACGCGGCGATGATGCGGTTCACCTACCCCGGTGACAACGCCTCGATGATCTTCGACAACATCACCGATGACGGTGGTCTGACCCTCGACCCGAAGACCGGCTCGTTCAGCGGTTACTCGGATGTCAAGAGCGGTGGTTCGGCCGGCGCGACCCGGCTGTTCGTATACGGCGTCTTCGACACTCCGGTCACCGCGGGGTCCAAGCTCAGCGGCGGTGGCGGCGACAACGTCACCGGCTACATGCGCTTCAAGCCGGGCAAGAACCGCACGGTCACGCTGCGGATGGCGACCTCCCTCATCGGCCTGGACCAGGCGAAGGCCAATCTGTCCCAGGAGCTGCCCGCGTCGGCCGGCTTCGCGGGCACCGAGGCGAAGGCGCAGTCCCAGTGGGACAAGATCCTCGGCAAGATCGAGGTGGAGGGTGCGGGCCACGACCAGCTGACCTCGCTCTACTCCTCCCTCTACCGGCTGTACCTGTACCCGAACTCCGGCTCCGAGAAGGTCGGTTCGAAGACCCAGTACGCCAGCCCGTTCTCCGCGCACGCCGGTGAGAACACCCCGACCCACACCGGCGCGAAAGTCGTCGACGGTTCGGTGTACGTCAACAACGGCTTCTGGGACACCTACCGGACGACGTGGCCCGCGTACTCCTTCCTCACCCCCAAGAAGGCGGGAACACTGGTCGACGGCTTCGTCCAGCAGTACAAGGACGGCGGCTGGATCTCGCGCTGGTCGTCCCCCGGCTATGCCGACCTGATGACCGGCACCAGCTCGGACGTGGCCTTCGCGGACGCCTATGTGAAGGGCGTGAAGTTCGACGCCAAGGCGGCTTACGAGGCAGCCCTGAAGAACGCCACCGTCGTCCCGCCGTCCTCCGGCGTCGGCCGCAAGGGCATGGACACCTCACCGTTCCTCGGCTACGCGTCCACCGACACCCATGAGGGCATGTCCTGGTCGATGGAGGGCTACGTCAACGACTACGGCATCGCCCAGATGGGCAAGGCGCTCTACGCGAAGACCCACGAGGCCCGCTACAAGGAGGAATCCGACTACTTCCTCAACCGGGCGCAGAACTACGTCAAGCTGTTCGACCCCGAGGTCGGCTTCTTCCAGGGCAAGGACCTCAACGGCAAGTGGCGGCTGCCGGCCGACCAGTACGACCCGCGGGTCTGGGGCTACGACTACACGGAGACCGACGGCTGGGGTTATGCCTTCACCGCGCCGCAGGACTCACGTGGTCTGGCCAACCTCTACGGCGGCCGGGCGGGGCTCGCGAAGAAGCTGGACACCTACTTCTCCACCCCGGAGACGGCGTCCCAGGAGTTCGCGGGTTCGTACGGCGGCATCATCCACGAGATGACCGAGGCGCGTGACGTACGGATGGGCCAGTACGGCCACAGCAACCAGGTCGCGCACCACGTCACCTACATGTACGACGCGGCGGGCGAGCCCTGGAAGACACAGGAGAAGGTCCGCGAGGTGCTCGGCCGGCTGTACACCGGCAGTGACATCGGGCAGGGCTATCACGGAGACGAGGACAACGGCGAGCAGTCGGCCTGGTACATCTTCTCCTCGCTGGGCTTCTACCCCCTGGTCATGGGCAGCGGTGAGTACGCCATCGGCTCACCGCAGTTCACGAAGGCCACCGTCCATCTCGACAACGGCCGCGACCTGGTGGTCAAGGCTCCGAAGAACAGCAACAAGAACATCTACATCCAGGGCCTGAAGGTCAACGGCAAGCAGTGGAAGTCCACTTCGCTGCCGAACGACCTGCTGTCCAAGGGCGGTGTGCTGGACTTCGACATGGGCTCCAAGCCGTCGTCATGGGGTACGGGCAAGGACGCGGCACCGGTCTCCATCACCAAGGACGACAAGGTGCCGTCCCCGAAGGAGGACATGCTGAAGGGTGACGGCGCGCTCTTCGACAACACCTCCGCCACCTCGGCCACGGTCGACTCGGTGGACCTGCCGGTGGGGTCGGCCACGAAGGCGGTCCAGTACACGCTGACGTCGAGCGCGGCGGACAAGGCTCCGGCCGGCTGGGTCCTCCAGGGCTCGTCGGACGGCACCACCTGGAAGGACCTCGACAAGCGGTCCGCCCAGACGTTCAGCTGGGACAAGCAGACCAGGGTGTTCTCGGTGCAGAAGCCGGGCACGTACGCGAAGTACCGGCTGGTGAGCACGGCGCCGGCGACCCTGGCGGAGATCGAGCTTCTCGGCTGA